In one Elusimicrobiota bacterium genomic region, the following are encoded:
- a CDS encoding PorV/PorQ family protein yields MKKFILTILSLTIFSILAADSFVVAESPGTSTAVFLKLIPGARPAGMGNAFTAISDDSNAIYTNSSGLIQIKSINISATHILLFEDITHTSVNLAYPSGANTFGLGISYLSTGEIEARDSTGLLLATNNSVSNSVISVAYTRKIVDNFGVGLTAKTISQKYGLYSGNGMATDVSGIYKFRISEGYVSAGLALQNLGSPITIADVGNSLPTITRLGIAYIPSSRFKIDVDADKTSDSAMKIYSGIEYIYNNSFVLRAGHNQLNKISGTEGICLGIGTRTNLEKEALWEEGTVEESKEEGSEFDFDYALTSNSEDLGYTHRISVTYKFGNKFH; encoded by the coding sequence ATGAAAAAATTTATACTGACTATACTCTCTTTAACTATTTTTTCAATTCTTGCAGCTGATTCTTTTGTTGTCGCGGAATCACCAGGGACCAGTACGGCTGTCTTCCTTAAATTAATACCTGGTGCCAGGCCGGCAGGTATGGGAAATGCATTTACTGCCATCTCTGATGATTCAAATGCCATCTATACGAACTCAAGCGGCCTTATCCAGATTAAATCAATAAATATTTCGGCAACTCATATCTTGTTATTTGAAGATATTACCCATACATCAGTCAACCTTGCTTATCCTTCAGGCGCTAACACTTTTGGTTTGGGCATCAGTTATCTTTCAACGGGTGAAATCGAAGCCAGGGATTCGACAGGCTTGCTACTTGCAACAAATAACTCGGTAAGCAATTCGGTAATCTCAGTTGCTTATACCAGAAAAATAGTGGATAATTTTGGCGTGGGCCTGACAGCAAAAACAATATCACAGAAATACGGACTGTATTCAGGCAACGGTATGGCAACAGACGTTTCCGGAATTTATAAGTTCAGAATAAGCGAAGGCTACGTATCAGCAGGATTAGCTTTACAAAACCTGGGTTCTCCAATCACAATTGCAGATGTAGGAAATAGCCTTCCTACAATTACCAGATTAGGTATTGCTTACATACCTTCAAGCCGCTTTAAGATTGATGTCGATGCAGATAAAACATCCGACAGCGCAATGAAAATATATTCCGGAATCGAATACATTTATAACAATTCCTTTGTTTTAAGAGCCGGGCATAACCAGCTTAATAAAATATCCGGTACTGAAGGCATTTGCCTTGGTATCGGAACCAGGACTAACCTCGAAAAAGAAGCTTTGTGGGAAGAAGGGACCGTAGAAGAATCAAAAGAAGAGGGTTCTGAATTTGATTTTGACTACGCTTTAACTTCAAACTCGGAAGATTTAGGCTACACTCACCGCATATCTGTAACCTATAAATTTGGTAACAAATTCCATTAA
- a CDS encoding DNA recombination protein RmuC, which yields MNILFAILLGITVVLLISLVILMVQSKPQEKNDQPFVLLQQQVESLRKQVNDSMQSNSQAMGQQLNSVIEIVNKQLNNVNKTLGDRLENTSRVVGEVQKGLGSLSQSTERILEVGKDISSLQEILKAPKLRGSLGELFLNELLSQILPPENFAQQYKFKSGEIVDAIVKIGNKIVSVDSKFPLENFVKMLEAKTDDEKRSLRKKFITDVKKHIDSIASKYILPDEGTFDFALMYIPAENVYYETIIKNDLLDERAISSYALEKRIVPVSPNSLYAYLQVIVLGLKGLQVEKNAQSILENLQRLKGDFERFKTEFEILGKHLNSAKSKYEDSDKRLIKFEERLASSSDNVAVPAGTPVQKNLLDI from the coding sequence ATGAATATATTATTCGCTATACTTCTTGGAATAACCGTCGTTTTACTGATTTCACTGGTAATTTTGATGGTTCAGTCAAAACCTCAGGAAAAAAACGACCAGCCCTTCGTTCTTTTACAGCAACAGGTTGAATCTTTAAGGAAACAAGTAAATGATAGCATGCAATCAAATTCGCAAGCTATGGGGCAACAACTCAATTCTGTTATCGAAATAGTAAACAAGCAGCTCAATAATGTAAATAAAACGCTTGGTGACAGGCTGGAAAATACTTCAAGAGTTGTCGGAGAAGTTCAGAAAGGGCTCGGTTCTCTTTCACAATCAACCGAAAGAATCCTGGAAGTGGGCAAAGATATATCCTCTTTACAGGAAATTTTGAAAGCCCCGAAGCTAAGAGGATCATTGGGGGAACTATTTCTAAACGAATTACTTTCCCAGATACTTCCCCCTGAAAATTTTGCCCAGCAATATAAATTTAAAAGCGGCGAAATCGTTGATGCAATAGTTAAAATAGGCAATAAGATTGTTTCAGTTGATTCAAAATTTCCGCTTGAGAATTTCGTCAAAATGCTCGAAGCTAAAACTGATGACGAAAAAAGGTCTTTGAGAAAGAAATTCATTACAGACGTGAAGAAACATATTGATTCAATAGCATCAAAATATATTCTTCCTGACGAAGGCACTTTTGATTTTGCTCTCATGTATATACCTGCAGAAAACGTATATTATGAGACAATAATTAAAAACGACCTTCTTGACGAACGCGCTATATCTTCTTATGCTCTCGAGAAAAGAATAGTTCCAGTTTCTCCAAACTCGCTCTACGCATATTTGCAGGTGATAGTGCTGGGTTTAAAGGGATTGCAGGTTGAAAAGAATGCTCAATCCATACTGGAAAATTTACAGCGCTTGAAAGGTGATTTTGAACGTTTTAAAACGGAATTTGAAATTCTTGGGAAACATTTAAATAGCGCAAAATCCAAATATGAAGACTCCGACAAGCGCCTTATTAAATTCGAGGAGAGATTGGCCTCTTCAAGCGACAATGTAGCCGTGCCCGCAGGGACACCAGTACAAAAAAATCTACTGGATATCTGA
- a CDS encoding prolyl oligopeptidase family serine peptidase produces the protein MLSFPGFIYHLTPAVGIETIEFKHIRDKKELKAVIWKPKGKGPFPLIAFDVGLQFRIWEIPASAEIMARAGYVVLGTEYSRVEIAKGEVQAIINAIEYAHKNFPFISPKTVLVGVSMGGATMLNIASKAGERLNVEAVIAMGPFADLARAYYYTQGYIEAHPRTDERARLLKLYQKYAFTTPAKEPKEFEIRSPMNFVKNIKCPVYLIHGKDDEIVSMDHSIELYHKMKELKKDVHLKIFPGEGIHTPLKLKCMLTRFNFWGFFRTWNYVHKILTKLSSK, from the coding sequence ATGTTAAGTTTTCCAGGTTTTATTTATCATTTAACGCCAGCTGTTGGAATTGAAACTATTGAGTTCAAGCATATAAGAGATAAAAAAGAACTCAAGGCAGTGATTTGGAAACCAAAAGGCAAGGGCCCTTTTCCTTTAATCGCTTTCGACGTAGGCTTGCAGTTTAGAATTTGGGAAATACCTGCTTCTGCCGAAATTATGGCCAGGGCTGGCTACGTAGTATTAGGAACGGAATACAGTCGTGTTGAAATAGCCAAAGGTGAAGTTCAGGCTATTATTAATGCAATAGAATATGCCCATAAAAATTTTCCATTTATCAGCCCTAAAACAGTACTTGTTGGAGTAAGCATGGGCGGGGCAACAATGCTCAATATCGCTTCGAAAGCAGGCGAAAGACTGAATGTAGAAGCAGTTATCGCAATGGGGCCTTTCGCTGATTTGGCCCGGGCATATTATTATACACAGGGGTATATCGAGGCCCATCCCCGAACCGATGAACGGGCCCGCCTTCTTAAACTTTATCAAAAATATGCTTTCACAACTCCTGCGAAAGAGCCAAAGGAGTTTGAGATACGTTCGCCGATGAACTTCGTAAAAAACATAAAATGCCCTGTATATCTGATTCACGGTAAAGATGATGAGATCGTGTCGATGGACCATTCAATTGAACTTTATCATAAAATGAAAGAATTGAAAAAGGACGTGCATCTCAAAATATTTCCAGGCGAAGGAATCCACACGCCTTTAAAATTAAAGTGTATGTTGACACGTTTTAATTTCTGGGGATTTTTCAGAACCTGGAATTATGTTCACAAGATACTTACTAAACTAAGTTCTAAATGA
- the argF gene encoding ornithine carbamoyltransferase, giving the protein MKKIKDLLSITDLNKQEFTKIFALSVALKDKVKRGIKYQPLIGKTLAMIFQKPSTRTRASFEVGMTQLGGHAIFLNSQETQVKRGETFADTARTLSRYVDGMMVRANTHQDIIELAKYSTVPIINGLSDMEHPCQVLADIFTILEYKVKSMDAEKWKKYGLNNIKITYVGDGNNVANSLMLATSIMGMNLVVCTPAGYEPHPGIIDKSRQICRKSGGKFQLIRNPKEAVENSDVLYTDVWTSMGKEKEKTKRIKIFEDYQLNARLISNAKPGVLVMHCLPAHRGEEITGEVMDGPNSIVFDQAENRLHVQKAILLYLMR; this is encoded by the coding sequence ATGAAAAAAATTAAAGATTTGTTATCTATTACCGACTTAAACAAACAGGAATTCACCAAGATTTTTGCGCTTTCCGTGGCCTTGAAAGACAAGGTAAAAAGAGGTATAAAATACCAGCCGCTTATCGGCAAAACACTTGCCATGATATTCCAAAAACCTTCCACCAGGACCAGGGCCTCATTTGAAGTAGGCATGACTCAGCTTGGAGGCCATGCAATATTCTTAAACAGCCAGGAAACCCAGGTAAAAAGGGGGGAAACTTTTGCTGATACGGCAAGGACTTTATCCAGGTATGTGGACGGTATGATGGTACGCGCAAATACCCACCAGGATATCATCGAACTTGCCAAATATTCCACAGTCCCGATAATAAACGGGCTAAGCGACATGGAACATCCTTGCCAGGTATTGGCCGATATTTTCACCATTCTTGAATACAAAGTTAAAAGTATGGACGCAGAAAAATGGAAAAAGTACGGCCTTAATAATATCAAAATCACTTACGTAGGAGACGGGAACAATGTAGCAAATTCGCTTATGCTGGCAACCTCAATTATGGGCATGAATCTTGTTGTCTGTACTCCTGCAGGTTACGAACCGCATCCGGGCATAATTGACAAAAGCAGGCAAATCTGCAGAAAATCAGGCGGTAAATTTCAACTTATAAGAAACCCTAAAGAAGCTGTAGAAAACAGCGACGTTCTTTATACGGATGTATGGACAAGCATGGGAAAAGAGAAAGAAAAGACTAAGCGTATCAAGATATTTGAAGATTACCAATTGAACGCAAGGCTTATATCAAATGCAAAACCAGGCGTCTTAGTAATGCATTGCCTGCCTGCTCACAGAGGAGAAGAAATAACCGGTGAAGTTATGGACGGCCCAAATTCAATAGTATTTGACCAGGCAGAAAACCGTTTGCATGTCCAAAAAGCCATACTTTTATATTTAATGAGGTAA
- the def gene encoding peptide deformylase — MAVLPIVKYPDPILKKKTKIIKSINAKTKKLIKDMSDTLKNAKGLGLAANQVGVPIKILIISIPDENKNQVELVLINPEITQKKDSCSQEEGCLSFPGLYLTIKRAKSVEIKAVDDKGQIIEFIGDGLLARVLQHEIDHLEGKQFIDRLSILSKLKVKSEIKRRIKAGTW; from the coding sequence ATGGCAGTATTACCGATAGTAAAATATCCGGATCCGATTCTCAAGAAAAAAACAAAAATAATTAAAAGCATAAATGCCAAGACAAAAAAACTCATTAAAGATATGAGCGATACACTCAAAAACGCTAAAGGGTTGGGCCTTGCGGCTAATCAGGTTGGCGTACCTATCAAAATCCTTATTATTTCGATTCCGGATGAAAATAAAAATCAAGTTGAATTGGTCCTGATAAACCCGGAAATAACCCAAAAAAAAGACAGCTGCAGCCAGGAAGAAGGATGTTTATCATTCCCAGGGCTTTACTTGACAATAAAACGCGCTAAAAGCGTTGAAATCAAAGCAGTCGATGACAAAGGACAAATAATTGAGTTTATTGGGGACGGTTTATTGGCAAGAGTTCTTCAGCATGAAATTGACCACCTTGAAGGCAAGCAATTCATAGACAGGCTTTCAATTTTGTCGAAACTAAAAGTTAAAAGTGAAATTAAACGCAGAATAAAGGCAGGTACCTGGTAG
- a CDS encoding lysophospholipid acyltransferase family protein: MNFFLNKLSDKTLSFTAYLLMKLIGHTCKIKFVNEDIVKKEKEKSKGVIYAFWHGRQFLLIFSHRFRDICIMTSFSRDGELQTNIIKKLGYKPVRGSHNKRGAIEGTLDMIKLAKEGNNIAFAVDGPKGPVFKVKDGVLFIARKINRPIIPITSSAKNRKIFNNWDKYLFPVPFSKCVVVHGNTITINENDSLEEKALELENELNRITEEADRLVDAM, translated from the coding sequence ATGAATTTTTTCCTCAACAAACTTAGCGACAAAACCCTTTCTTTCACCGCTTACCTTTTGATGAAATTAATAGGCCATACCTGCAAAATAAAATTTGTAAATGAAGACATTGTAAAAAAGGAAAAAGAGAAGAGCAAGGGTGTAATTTACGCTTTCTGGCATGGAAGGCAGTTTTTACTCATCTTTAGCCATCGTTTCAGAGACATCTGCATTATGACAAGTTTTTCCAGAGACGGCGAATTACAAACAAATATAATTAAAAAATTGGGTTATAAACCTGTCAGAGGGTCGCACAATAAAAGAGGCGCCATTGAAGGCACTCTTGATATGATAAAATTGGCTAAAGAAGGCAACAATATAGCTTTTGCGGTAGACGGCCCTAAAGGGCCGGTTTTCAAGGTTAAAGACGGAGTTTTATTCATAGCAAGGAAAATTAATCGCCCGATTATCCCCATAACCAGTTCTGCAAAAAACAGGAAAATATTTAATAATTGGGATAAGTACCTGTTTCCAGTACCGTTTAGCAAATGCGTAGTTGTCCATGGTAATACGATTACAATAAATGAAAACGACAGTTTGGAAGAAAAAGCCTTAGAGCTGGAAAATGAATTAAATAGAATTACCGAAGAAGCGGATAGATTAGTTGATGCTATGTAA
- the secF gene encoding protein translocase subunit SecF has translation MRLLNSTNIDFIGKRYICFGISTALILITIISILLHHGLNLGIDFSGGLLVEVKFNAPFQIEAVRKALNDSGISSFELQSFPNKNMVNIRVKDSQAASAESISSQIKDGLSKSDATKDFIVERVEFVGPSVSEHLSKQAIWAILLSFVGIIVYVAFRFKSPIWGIAGVLALIHDVVITIGMFSVFDREITLTVVAALLTLAGYSINDTIVIYDRIRENISLLRKESLGNILNVSVNQTLSRTIITSLTVEMVLLTLFFFGGDVIHDFSLALLFGCIIGTYSTVFVASPLVYEWTMYKNSKRKK, from the coding sequence ATGAGACTATTAAACAGCACAAACATTGACTTTATCGGTAAGAGGTATATTTGTTTTGGTATTTCCACAGCGCTAATACTTATCACTATCATCTCCATTTTACTGCATCACGGCCTTAATCTTGGTATTGATTTTAGCGGAGGCTTGCTTGTTGAAGTAAAATTCAATGCACCTTTCCAGATTGAAGCAGTAAGAAAAGCATTAAATGATTCCGGGATTTCTTCCTTTGAGCTGCAGAGTTTCCCTAACAAAAATATGGTTAATATAAGAGTCAAAGATAGCCAAGCTGCTTCGGCAGAAAGTATTTCTTCTCAAATAAAAGATGGATTGAGCAAATCTGATGCTACGAAGGATTTTATAGTTGAACGCGTCGAGTTTGTAGGTCCCAGCGTAAGCGAACATCTTTCAAAACAGGCCATTTGGGCGATTTTACTTTCCTTTGTTGGAATAATTGTCTATGTTGCATTCAGATTCAAATCGCCGATATGGGGTATTGCTGGTGTATTAGCATTGATACACGATGTTGTTATTACTATTGGGATGTTTTCTGTATTTGACAGAGAGATAACACTGACCGTTGTTGCTGCTTTGCTCACGCTTGCAGGATATTCAATAAATGATACGATTGTAATTTATGATAGAATTAGAGAAAACATCTCATTGCTGAGAAAAGAATCGTTAGGGAATATTTTAAATGTGAGCGTAAACCAGACTCTTTCCAGGACCATTATCACTTCTTTAACAGTTGAAATGGTACTACTGACTCTATTCTTTTTTGGAGGAGATGTTATTCATGATTTTTCGTTAGCCCTTTTGTTTGGTTGTATTATAGGCACCTATTCCACCGTTTTTGTAGCTAGTCCCCTGGTTTACGAATGGACTATGTACAAGAATTCAAAACGAAAAAAATGA
- the secD gene encoding protein translocase subunit SecD, whose amino-acid sequence MKNLQLRIYLVIGVLAAATYFLFPSIQWYSMGQQERENKEKSRDKIVSKVINLGLDLKGGTYLLLEIDDSKLEKNTSVADALERAIEIVRNRVDQFGVSEPLITKQGEKWIAVQLPGVKDPERAKEIIGKTALLEFRIVDTSDKLPNISAKMKELNLSFEEASTRKEILKMMPTGYMMLSGRNDGSFYLVKSSPEITGAYLVNAKVELGGEFGLPRVGIEFNNDGAKIFSRVTEANVNKNLAIVLDGVVQSAPVIRTRIPDGKAVIEGNFTIEEAKFYATVLRAGALPAPVRIIEERTVGPSLGEDSIRAGTLASVIGLLLVMIFMIVYYKPLAGTITNIALLLNFFILFGAMAVFHATLTLPGIAGIILSLGMAVDANVLILERMRDELDLGKTSRVAVDLGYERALSAIVDSNLTTLIAAAFMFQFGTGPIKGFAVTLTLGIITSMFTAIFITKIIYDYMFKKKMVERIKL is encoded by the coding sequence ATGAAAAATTTACAGTTGAGGATTTATCTGGTTATAGGAGTTCTGGCTGCAGCTACATATTTCCTTTTCCCATCAATTCAATGGTACAGTATGGGGCAGCAGGAACGAGAAAATAAAGAAAAGTCCAGGGATAAAATCGTATCAAAAGTAATAAATTTGGGTCTGGATTTGAAAGGCGGAACATATCTTCTGCTCGAAATTGATGATTCAAAACTTGAAAAAAACACCAGTGTTGCCGATGCACTTGAGAGGGCTATTGAAATTGTCAGAAACAGGGTTGACCAATTCGGGGTATCAGAACCCCTTATCACTAAACAAGGCGAGAAATGGATTGCAGTGCAATTACCCGGAGTAAAAGACCCTGAAAGGGCCAAAGAAATCATAGGTAAAACAGCATTGCTTGAATTCAGGATTGTTGATACTTCCGACAAGTTACCCAATATATCGGCAAAAATGAAAGAACTCAATCTCAGTTTTGAAGAAGCATCTACGAGAAAAGAAATACTGAAAATGATGCCAACTGGTTATATGATGCTGTCAGGGAGAAATGACGGCAGTTTTTACTTAGTAAAATCATCCCCGGAAATTACAGGCGCTTACCTGGTAAATGCAAAAGTAGAACTTGGCGGAGAATTCGGCCTTCCGAGAGTCGGCATAGAATTCAACAATGACGGAGCAAAAATATTTTCACGGGTTACTGAAGCTAATGTTAACAAAAATCTTGCTATCGTGTTAGATGGGGTAGTTCAATCTGCTCCAGTTATTAGGACAAGGATTCCTGACGGTAAAGCAGTTATTGAAGGCAATTTTACAATCGAAGAAGCGAAGTTTTATGCTACAGTTCTTCGTGCAGGTGCCCTGCCTGCCCCGGTAAGAATAATTGAGGAAAGAACAGTCGGCCCTTCATTGGGTGAAGATTCAATTCGTGCAGGAACACTTGCTAGTGTTATAGGGCTTTTGTTGGTAATGATTTTTATGATTGTTTACTATAAGCCCCTTGCAGGTACTATCACGAATATCGCATTACTTTTGAATTTCTTTATACTGTTTGGTGCCATGGCTGTCTTTCATGCCACTTTAACACTTCCTGGAATTGCAGGTATAATACTTTCCCTAGGTATGGCAGTTGATGCCAATGTATTGATTTTGGAGAGGATGCGTGACGAGCTTGATTTGGGTAAAACGAGCCGTGTTGCCGTTGATTTAGGCTATGAAAGGGCGCTTTCAGCTATTGTAGATTCTAATTTGACTACACTTATAGCTGCAGCTTTTATGTTCCAATTTGGAACCGGGCCTATTAAGGGATTTGCAGTAACTCTTACTTTAGGTATAATAACTTCTATGTTTACGGCGATTTTTATAACCAAAATCATTTATGACTATATGTTTAAAAAGAAAATGGTGGAGAGAATAAAATTATGA
- the yajC gene encoding preprotein translocase subunit YajC, producing MIELLYAQAAPGAAVPAAGPMGALGGFLPLIVIFFIFYFLLIRPQQKREKEHKKLLNALKKDDKVITSGGIYGTVINVKPEAVELKIDDNTKIQILKSAIATVINPAGIEAEKKA from the coding sequence ATGATTGAACTTCTTTACGCACAAGCAGCACCAGGCGCAGCAGTACCGGCAGCAGGCCCAATGGGAGCATTAGGCGGATTTTTGCCGCTTATAGTTATCTTTTTCATTTTTTATTTCCTGTTAATCAGGCCTCAGCAAAAAAGAGAGAAAGAGCATAAGAAATTGCTCAACGCATTAAAAAAAGACGATAAAGTTATTACTTCAGGCGGAATTTATGGAACAGTTATTAACGTAAAACCTGAAGCTGTTGAGTTAAAGATTGATGACAATACAAAAATTCAAATCCTAAAATCAGCTATTGCTACGGTTATAAACCCGGCCGGTATTGAAGCTGAAAAAAAAGCGTGA